A part of Miscanthus floridulus cultivar M001 chromosome 6, ASM1932011v1, whole genome shotgun sequence genomic DNA contains:
- the LOC136456603 gene encoding chorismate mutase 1, chloroplastic-like, with product MASKLGTKAAAASPAAAHRGGLARGPQGRSCVAFGPAASRTKGLRAANNSVTPMAKEERVDRSDIFELDSIRQVLIRLEDSIIFGLLERAQYCYNADTYDSKAFHMDGFEGSLVEYMVRETEKLHAQVGRYNSPDEYPFFPEDLPEPRLPPIQYPRVLHPVADSININKEIWKMYFDELLPRLVKEGSDGNAGSSSLCDTTCLQALSKRIHYGLFVAEAKFQESPEAYMPAIIAQDRDQLMHLLTYETVERAIEQRVEAKAKNFGQEVNIGAEDSGNPPVYKMRPSLVAELYSYRIMPLTKEVEIAYLLRRLD from the exons ATGGCCTCCAAGCTGGGCACCAAGGCCGCGGCGGCGTCGCCAGCGGCTGCTCACCGGGGAGGTCTCGCCCGCGGGCCGCAGGGTAGGAGCTGCGTTGCCTTCGGACCAGCAGCGTCCAGGACCAAGGGGCTGCGCGCGGCCAACAACTCCGTGACGCCCATGGCCAA GGAAGAGAGGGTTGATCGAAGTGATATATTTGAATTGGATAGCATTAGACAAGTTTTGATTAGACTAGAAGACAGCATCATATTTGGCCTCTTGGAGAGAGCCCAGTATTGTTACAACGCTGATACATATGATAGCAAAGCTTTCCACATGGATGGTTTTGAAGGATCTTTGGTTGAATATATGGTTAGAGAAACTGAAAAGCTCCATGCACAG GTTGGGAGATATAATAGCCCAGATGAGTACCCTTTCTTTCCTGAGGATCTGCCTGAGCCCCGGTTGCCACCTATACAATACCCAAGG gttttgcatCCCGTTGCTGATTCTATAAATATCAACAAAGAGATTTGGAAAATGTATTTCGATGAACTTCTTCCAAGACTGGTGAAAGAAGGAAGTGATGGTAATGCTGGATCCAGTTCTCTTTGTGACACGACCTGCTTGCAG GCACTCTCTAAAAGGATCCACTATGGGTTGTTTGTGGCAGAGGCCAAGTTTCAGGAGTCCCCTGAAGCTTACATGCCAGCCATAATAGCCCAG GACCGTGATCAACTCATGCACCTTCTCACATATGAAACGGTGGAGCGTGCTATCGAACAGAGGGTGGAAGCCAAAGCCAAGAACTTCGGGCAAGAGGTGAACATCGGTGCTGAGGACAGCGGCAACCCACCGGTGTACAAGATGAGGCCGAGCTTGGTCGCCGAGCTGTACAGCTACAGAATCATGCCGCTAACCAAGGAGGTTGAAATCGCGTACTTGCTTAGGAGGCTGGATTGA